The proteins below come from a single Acinonyx jubatus isolate Ajub_Pintada_27869175 chromosome A1, VMU_Ajub_asm_v1.0, whole genome shotgun sequence genomic window:
- the RARS1 gene encoding arginine--tRNA ligase, cytoplasmic, with the protein MEGLVAQCSARLLQQEKEIKSLTAEIDQLKNCGGLEVSPNLEQLREENLKLKYRLNILRRSLQAERTRPTKNMININSRLQEVFGCAIKAAYPDLENPPLIVTPSQQPKFGDYQCNSAMGISQMLKTKEQKVNPREIAENITKHLPDNECVEKVEIAGPGFINVHLRKDYVSQQLTNLLVNGVQLPPLGENKKVIVDFSSPNIAKEMHVGHLRSTIIGESVSRLFEFAGYDVLRLNHVGDWGTQFGMLIAHLQDKFPDYLTISPPIGDLQAFYKESKKRFDTEEEFKKRAYQCVVLLQSKNPDIIKAWKLICDVSRQEFNKIYDALDISLIERGESFYQDRMNDIVKEFEDRGFVQVDDGRKIVFVPGCSVPLTIVKSDGGYTYDTSDLAAIKQRLFEEKADMIIYVVDSGQSVHFQTIFGAAQMIGWYDPKVTRVFHAGFGVVLGEDKKKFKTRSGETVRLIDLLEEGLKRSMDKLKEKERDKVLTAEELKAAQTSVAYGCIKYADLSHNRLNDYIFSFDKMLDDRGNTAAYLLYAFTRIRSIARLANIDEEMLQKAAQETKIILDHEKEWKLGRCILRFPEILQKILDDLLLHTLCDYIYELATTFTEFYDSCYCVEKDRQTGQVLKVNMWRMLLCEAVAAVMAKAFDILGIKPVQRM; encoded by the exons ATGGAAGGTTTGGTGGCTCAGTGCTCCGCGAGACTGCTGCAGCAG GAAAAAGAGATTAAGTCTCTGACTGCTGAAATTGATCAGTTAAAAAACTGCGGCGGTTTAGAAGTTTCTCCAAATTTGGAACAGTTGcgagaagaaaatttaaaattaaaatatcgaCTAAATATCCTTCGAAGG AGTCTTCAAGCAGAAAGAACCAGACCAACTAAAAATATGATTAACATCAATAGCCGACTGCAAGAGGTCTTTGGTTGCGCTATTAAGGCTGCATATCCAGATCTGGAAAATCCTCCTCTGATAGTGACACCAAGTCAACAGCCCAAGTTTGGGGACTATCAGTGTAATAGTGCCATGGGTATCTCACAG ATGCTCAAAACCAAGGAACAGAAAGTTAATCCAAGAGAAATTGCCGAAAACATTACCAAACACCTCCCAGACAATGAATGTGTTGAAAAAGTTGAAATTGCTGGTCCTG GTTTTATTAATGTCCACTTAAGGAAGGACTATGTATCACAACAGTTAACCAATCTCCTGGTGAATGGGGTTCAACTACCTCCccttggagaaaataaaaag GTTATAGTTGATTTCTCCTCTCCCAACATAGCTAAAGAGATGCATGTAGGCCATCTCAGGTCAACTATCATAGGAGAGAGTGTGTCCCGCCTCTTTGAATTTGCAGGATATGATGTGCTAAG GTTAAACCATGTGGGAGACTGGGGGACCCAGTTTGGCATGCTCATCGCTCACCTTCAAGATAAATTTCCAGATTACCTAACAATTTCACCTCCAATTGGGGATCTACAAGCCTTTTATAAG gaaTCCAAGAAAAGATTTGATACCGAGGAGGAATTTAAGAAGCGAGCATACCAATGTGTAGTTCTGCTCCAGAGTAAAAATCCAGATATTATAAAAGCTTGGAAGCTTATCTGTGATGTCTCCCGCCAAG AGTTTAATAAAATCTATGATGCATTGGACATCTCTTTAATAGAGAGGGGGGAGTCCTTCTATCAAGATAGGATGAATGATATTGTAAAGGAATTCGAAGATAGAG GATTTGTGCAAGTGGATGATGGCAGAAAGATTGTGTTTGTCCCAGGATGTTCTGTACCATTAACCATAGTAAAATCAGATGGAGGTTACACTTATGATACATCTGACCTGGCTGCTATTAAACAAAGACTATTTGAGGAAAAAGCAGATATGATTATCTATGTAGTGGACAGTGGACAA TCTGTGCACTTCCAGACAATATTTGGTGCTGCTCAAATGATTGGTTGGTATGACCCTAAAGTAACTCGAGTGTTTCATGCTGGATTTGGTGTGGTGCTGGGTGAAGACAA GAAGAAGTTTAAAACACGTTCAGGTGAAACAGTGCGTCTCATAGACCTTCTAGAAGAAGGACTAAAACGATCCATGGACaaattgaaggaaaaagaaagagacaag gTCTTAACTGCAGAGGAATTAAAGGCTGCTCAGACATCCGTTGCCTATGGTTGTATCAAATATGCAGATCTTTCTCATAACCGGTTGAATGACTACATATTCTCCTTTGACAAAATGTTGGATGACAGAGGAAACACAGCTGCTTACTTGTTGTATGCCTTCACTAGAATCCG GTCTATTGCACGTCTGGCCAATATTGATGAAGAGATGCTCCAGAAAGCAGCTCAAGAGACCAAGATCATTTTGGACCACGAAAAGGAATGGAAACTAGGCCGGTGCATTTTACGATTCCCTGAGATTCTCCAGAAGATTTTAGATGACTTACTTCTTCACACTCTTTGTGATTATATCTATGAGCTGGCAACTACTTTCACAGAATTCTATGATAGCTGCTATTGTGTGGAAAAGGATCGACAAACTG gACAAGTGTTGAAAGTAAACATGTGGCGTATGCTGCTGTGTGAAGCAGTAGCTGCTGTTATGGCCAAGGCATTTGATATCCTGGGAATAAAACCTGTCCAAAGAATGTAA